In the genome of Nonomuraea sp. NBC_00507, the window TCGTGAACGTGGGCAGCACCAGGCTCAGCGTGCTGAGCGTCGCCACGGTGGCGAGCGCCTTCCCCGTGCCCTCGGCGTTGAACACCGCGATCCGCCGCTTCATCGTGAGGGCGAGCAGGAACACTACCACGATGCCATTGCAGGTGATCATCACGGCCGCGAACACGGTGTCGCGGGCCAGCGACCCGGTCTGCGCGCCGCCGGTCATCATGAGGCTGACGATGAGCGCCACCTCGATCACCGTCATGGCCACCGCCAGCACCAGCGAGCCGAAGGGTTCCCCGACGCGGTGCGCGATGACCTCGGCGTGGTGCACGGCGGCCAGCACCGCCCCGGCCAGCAGAAGGGCCGCGACGAATGGTTTCACCCTGATAATGCCTTGACATCACGTTTTGGCGGGAATGAAAGTGACCTCGTGGCCCATGTGATCGCGACAAATACCGTGCCCTGGATCCCCGTGGCGCACCGCCTCGACGTCATGCTCTCCCGGACCGTTCCGCCCGCGGCGAGCACCACGTCGGCGTTCGCGTTCGTCGCAGACGGGCTCGGCAGGACCCTGATGACCTGCGTCGATCGGGAGGGGCGCGGCTGGGACATCCCGGGCGGCCACCTCGAGCCCGGCGAGAGCGCGATCGACGCGGTGGTCCGCGAGCTGCACGAGGAAACCGGCCTGCGCCTCCCGGCCGCCGCCCTGTCGATCTTCGCCTGGCAGCGTATCGAGCTCTTCGACGCCCCGCCCGCCGATTACCGTTACGCGTCGCTCACGTATATGGCCATGTTCCGCGCCGTCCTGCCGGGCCCGGGTGCCCCGACCCGCCCGCCGGCCGGCTCTGAGAGCACCCGCGCCGAGTGGCTGCCACGCGCGGACATCGAGCGCCTCTGCGGGCCCCGTACGTGGCTGACGCTGCTAGAGCGCGCGGGCTCGCTCTAGGTCTTTGCCGCGGTAGAGATGCTCGGGAATGCTGGCCAATGTGGACGGATGGACCTGCGCGCCCAACCCGTAGAACTTCTGGAAGCTCATGATCAGCGGCCGCCAGGCGTCGGGATCGATCCGGTCAACCGTCCCGGCCATCCTGATCTCTTCGTGCACCCACACCCGCTGGACCCGCACCTCGAACGCCAGCGTCCCGCCGTCGTCCCCCACCGGATGCACCGCCTCGACCACGGCCTCCATGCTGACCGGGCACTCGGCCACCCGCGGCGGCGCCACCGTCTCGGAAGGTGTGGCGGTCAGCCCGGCCCGCTGGAACTTGTCCGGCACGTACCGATATCCCCCCTCCCATTTGCGGTCCGGAACGGGATGGGCGCCGGTGGTGAGCGCCAGCCGGTCAACGGCGGTGGCGAGCGCGTCGGAGGGCAGGTTCAGGACGCATTCCCGCGTCCTGATCAAGTTGTGAGCCGTCTTGGCCCGTGAACCCAGCCCCAGCATCCCCCGCCAGCCGAGCCAGAAGGCCGACGACATGGGGGCCAGGTTGGGGGTGCCGTCCTCGTTCATGGAGGAGAGCAACACCACGGGCGTGCCGAAGTAGAGGATGTTGGGCTCGATCCTGGCATGCGGGTCCGCGTCGACGAAAATGCTCATGCGGATCAGTGTCGTGGCGCGTCAGGGGGGCCGCTGGCGGGTATCGGACCGCTCAGCGGCGGCTCCTGACCCGGGCGTTCAGGGCCGCTTTGACCTCCGGCCACTCATCGGCGATCACGGAGAAGACGGCCGAGTCCCGCACCTTTCCTTCCTCACCCGGCGCCCACGAGGGTGACCAATTCCGCAGCACACCTTCGAAGCTGGCGCCGAGGCGCTCGATCGCCCGCCGCGAGCGCGCGTTCCTGGCATCGGTCTTGAGATCGACCCGCACCACCCCGAGCGCCTCGAACGCGTAGGTGAACAGCAGCAGCTTGGCCTCGGCGTTGATCCCCGTGCCCTGCGCCGAGGCCGCCAGCCATGTCCAGCCCACTTCGATGGCCCGCAGCTCGTCCCGCCCCGGCCAGCTCCGAGGATCCCAGAACCCCGTACATCCGACGGCCCTGCCGTCCGCCACCCGCACCTGCGCGAACGGCGTCAGCCCCGCGCGCTCCCACTGGTCCCGCAGGTACTCCTCGATGTCCGCGCCTCGAGGCACCAGGGTGAACGTGTAGGCGGAGCGATCCTCCTCCGCCGCCCACGCCAGATCCGCCGCATGCCGCCTCGCCAGCGGCTCCAACCTGACCAGCGATCCGCGCAGCACGGGGACATCGAGCGACAGGCTCATCGAAACCCTCCTCATCGTTCCTGGCGTTGGCACCTTGCCGCTTCGGGCAGGTTGCCGGACCGTCACCGGGCCAGGTCCCTCAGATCCTCTGGATGACTATCGGTGCGGAGATGATGCCCGACTCCCGGGAGGGCCGTCAACGCGACGCCCTCTGGCGGAGCCGGGCAGCTCCGCGCCGTTCAGCAGCCGTCGCCCGCGGGAATTCTGTCAGTGCCGTGTGCGATGATCCCCCGCATGGACGGAAGCACGGTTCTGCAGACAGCAGCCGAATGCGAGAGATTCCTGCGTTCAGCAGCCGACAGGAGCTGGGCGGAAACCCCCATTCCCGGGATGGACTGGACCGCCGCACAGGCCGCGGCTC includes:
- a CDS encoding NUDIX hydrolase, whose translation is MAHVIATNTVPWIPVAHRLDVMLSRTVPPAASTTSAFAFVADGLGRTLMTCVDREGRGWDIPGGHLEPGESAIDAVVRELHEETGLRLPAAALSIFAWQRIELFDAPPADYRYASLTYMAMFRAVLPGPGAPTRPPAGSESTRAEWLPRADIERLCGPRTWLTLLERAGSL
- a CDS encoding flavin reductase family protein, giving the protein MSIFVDADPHARIEPNILYFGTPVVLLSSMNEDGTPNLAPMSSAFWLGWRGMLGLGSRAKTAHNLIRTRECVLNLPSDALATAVDRLALTTGAHPVPDRKWEGGYRYVPDKFQRAGLTATPSETVAPPRVAECPVSMEAVVEAVHPVGDDGGTLAFEVRVQRVWVHEEIRMAGTVDRIDPDAWRPLIMSFQKFYGLGAQVHPSTLASIPEHLYRGKDLERARAL
- a CDS encoding GNAT family N-acetyltransferase, whose protein sequence is MSLSLDVPVLRGSLVRLEPLARRHAADLAWAAEEDRSAYTFTLVPRGADIEEYLRDQWERAGLTPFAQVRVADGRAVGCTGFWDPRSWPGRDELRAIEVGWTWLAASAQGTGINAEAKLLLFTYAFEALGVVRVDLKTDARNARSRRAIERLGASFEGVLRNWSPSWAPGEEGKVRDSAVFSVIADEWPEVKAALNARVRSRR